One Helicoverpa armigera isolate CAAS_96S chromosome 1, ASM3070526v1, whole genome shotgun sequence genomic window carries:
- the LOC135116624 gene encoding uncharacterized protein LOC135116624: protein MDRCMNCTIALGRSNSIGRKVLEDEAILTVIRQWRASQPVTSENVVCQACWDLAQDVVLGRRAIDAPTQVGHSSVCLRCGRSLLARRFNHLLRNDSARESAIYNVIREWILPQTVDEASRICHSCWILADRAAVHMSTGPSTSSQSNPPPAQSSVGVSVGQLDENHDNILHEPENVSIQPEQNQGNDDVHEPSVELHSPSAPIVEPVQQHPEPTIVLPDYMRAVETERRCFIEGCQRTERYRVPLATRKMLLNEHKYYVPQNNRLCDIHLVIEAWDFLDSLRSNYLQTFTARHIQDMFTLKETPKERF from the exons ATGGATCGCTGTATGAATTGTACGATTGCGCTTGGTCGCAGTAATTCTATTGGAAGAAAAGTCTTGGAGGATGAGGCGATTTTAACAGTTATTCGTCAGTGGCGTGCATCTCAGCCT GTAACCAGTGAGAACGTTGTATGCCAAGCATGTTGGGACTTGGCCCAAGATGTGGTTCTTGGAAGACGTGCGATTGATGCACCAACCCAAGTTGGCCATTCAAGCGTATGTCTCCGCTGTGGTCGTTCACTCTTAGCCCGGCGGTTCAACCACCTTCTTCGTAATGATTCTGCTCGTGAATCTGCGATATATAATGTGATTAGAGAGTGGATTCTACCACAAACG gtGGACGAGGCAAGTCGTATATGCCATTCCTGTTGGATATTAGCAGACAGAGCTGCTGTTCATATGAGTACAGGTCCTTCGACTTCCTCACAAAGTAACCCACCGCCAGCCCAATCATCAGTTGGTGTTTCTGTTGGACAATTGGATGAAAATCATGACAACATTCTACACGAACCTGAGAATGTTTCCATTCAACCAGAACAAAACCAAGGTAATGATGATGTGCATGAACCCTCAGTGGAACTACATTCACCAAGTGCCCCAATTGTGGAACCAGTACAACAGCACCCTGAACCAACAATTGTATTGCCAGATTATATGCGGGCAGTTGAAACAGAGCGACGGTGCTTCATAGAAGGTTGCCAGAGAACTGAACGATATAGAGTTCCTCTAGCAACGAGAAAAATGTTGCTTAATgagcataaatattatgtaccacAAAATAATCGACTTTGTGATATACATTTAGTAATTGAGGCATGGGACTTCCTTGATAGTTTAAGgagtaattatttacaaacatttactgCAAGACATATCCAAGATATGTTTACACTAAAAGAAACCCCAAAAGAAaggttttga